Proteins co-encoded in one Desulfitobacterium hafniense DCB-2 genomic window:
- the hslO gene encoding Hsp33 family molecular chaperone HslO produces MNNKYADELWLGTLSNGEIRWVALGMTNTVEEAANRHHTTPVATAALGRLMGASLLLASSMKAEEAITLRLLGDGPLGGVVAVGNAQGEVRGYVHEPQVELPLNPQGKLDVSGAVGAGEFVVSRSLSNGESYTGMVPMVSGEIADDLVHYLLNSEQVRSAALLGVMVGKDSHVAGAAGMLFQLLPDASEESIQALEAQLARIQGISQIAADSSTMAELVAQLIGDLDYRVLEKRPVQYKCTCSKERVSETLISIGKEGFEDLIKDQQAELVCHFCNERYHFNEEELRELYEQSK; encoded by the coding sequence ATGAACAATAAATATGCTGATGAACTATGGCTGGGTACCCTGAGCAATGGTGAGATTCGCTGGGTTGCCCTAGGCATGACCAATACCGTGGAAGAGGCGGCCAACCGTCATCACACCACACCTGTGGCCACCGCAGCCTTAGGACGGCTTATGGGGGCATCCCTGCTTCTGGCCAGCTCTATGAAAGCAGAGGAGGCCATTACCTTACGGCTGCTTGGAGACGGTCCCTTGGGAGGAGTGGTTGCCGTAGGTAACGCTCAGGGAGAGGTGCGGGGTTATGTCCATGAGCCCCAAGTGGAGCTTCCTTTAAATCCTCAGGGAAAGCTGGATGTATCCGGTGCCGTAGGAGCCGGAGAGTTTGTCGTAAGCCGCAGCCTGAGCAATGGCGAAAGCTATACCGGAATGGTTCCCATGGTCAGTGGGGAAATCGCCGACGATTTGGTCCATTATCTGCTGAATTCCGAACAGGTACGTTCCGCTGCCCTGCTAGGTGTAATGGTGGGTAAAGATTCTCACGTGGCCGGAGCGGCCGGGATGCTGTTCCAATTACTGCCTGATGCCTCTGAAGAGAGTATTCAGGCACTGGAAGCCCAGTTGGCCCGGATTCAAGGCATCAGCCAAATCGCCGCAGATAGTTCCACCATGGCAGAATTGGTTGCGCAGCTCATAGGAGATCTGGATTATCGTGTTCTGGAAAAAAGACCGGTGCAGTACAAATGCACCTGCTCCAAAGAGCGGGTCAGCGAGACCTTGATCAGTATCGGCAAAGAGGGCTTTGAAGATCTGATCAAGGATCAACAGGCTGAATTGGTGTGCCATTTCTGCAATGAGCGTTACCATTTTAACGAAGAGGAACTGCGTGAGCTTTACGAGCAGTCGAAATGA
- a CDS encoding thiamine diphosphokinase: protein MRIAVVANGEWDQEWGKRELAAYDRLIAVDGGGNHIVRAGFVPDALLGDLDSAEPETLEICRQKGTVIVCYPAEKDETDLELALEYAVKLMEQEEGTVKAEKAGVQGWESQDVFLLGAMGGRIDHLLGNLFLLQGFLKRGVRIRMKGPDQELWLLEGLGKLTGKKGQKLSVIPITAKAVVRTEGLYYPLYDEILYRDSPRGISNVFLGEDAIVDVSEGTALIVVLSPDNRR from the coding sequence GTGAGGATTGCCGTAGTAGCCAATGGCGAATGGGATCAGGAATGGGGTAAAAGAGAGCTGGCCGCTTATGACCGGCTGATCGCAGTGGACGGTGGGGGCAATCATATCGTCCGGGCAGGATTCGTTCCGGACGCTTTGCTCGGCGATCTGGACTCCGCGGAGCCTGAGACCCTGGAAATCTGCCGCCAGAAGGGAACCGTTATAGTTTGCTATCCCGCCGAAAAGGATGAGACCGACCTGGAGCTGGCCCTGGAATATGCTGTCAAGCTTATGGAGCAGGAAGAGGGGACGGTGAAAGCGGAGAAGGCAGGAGTCCAAGGCTGGGAGAGCCAGGATGTTTTCTTATTAGGAGCAATGGGCGGGCGCATCGATCACTTATTGGGGAACCTTTTTCTTTTGCAGGGCTTCTTAAAAAGGGGTGTTCGGATTCGCATGAAAGGGCCTGATCAGGAGCTTTGGCTCTTGGAGGGGCTGGGGAAGTTAACAGGGAAAAAAGGGCAAAAACTATCGGTAATACCCATAACGGCAAAAGCTGTTGTACGCACTGAGGGTCTCTATTATCCTCTTTATGATGAGATTTTGTATCGGGATTCTCCCCGAGGGATAAGCAATGTTTTTTTGGGGGAAGATGCAATAGTAGACGTTTCGGAAGGAACGGCCCTGATTGTGGTTTTGAGCCCTGACAATAGAAGATAA
- the rpe gene encoding ribulose-phosphate 3-epimerase: MIKIAPSILSADFAHLGDQVALVEKAGAEVLHIDVMDGHFVPNITIGPLVVKALRPYSQMRFDVHLMIEHPERFIEEFAKAGADHITVHLEATPHIHRAIQQIKGLGLTAGVSINPATPLDGIKYILDELDMVLIMSVNPGFGGQKFIPAVLPKIEVLHRHLDQMQSSCEIEVDGGINLDTAPAVVKAGANILVAGAAVFACADPARAVQELREAAQGYKGDPK; encoded by the coding sequence ATGATAAAAATTGCGCCCTCCATTTTATCGGCAGACTTTGCCCATTTGGGAGATCAGGTTGCCTTAGTGGAAAAAGCAGGGGCTGAAGTCTTACATATTGATGTGATGGATGGGCATTTTGTACCCAACATTACCATTGGCCCCCTGGTGGTTAAAGCGCTGCGGCCTTATTCCCAGATGCGCTTTGATGTCCATTTAATGATTGAACATCCGGAACGCTTTATTGAGGAATTCGCGAAAGCCGGGGCGGATCATATTACAGTGCATCTGGAAGCCACGCCCCATATCCATCGTGCCATCCAGCAGATTAAGGGGTTAGGTCTTACCGCAGGAGTTTCCATTAATCCGGCCACCCCTTTGGACGGAATCAAGTACATCCTCGATGAATTGGATATGGTTTTGATTATGAGCGTTAATCCGGGCTTTGGGGGGCAGAAATTTATCCCCGCGGTTCTTCCTAAGATTGAAGTTCTTCACCGGCATCTCGATCAGATGCAATCCTCTTGTGAGATTGAGGTGGACGGAGGAATCAATCTGGACACGGCTCCTGCCGTAGTCAAAGCCGGTGCCAATATCCTGGTGGCCGGAGCGGCGGTATTTGCCTGCGCTGACCCGGCCCGGGCAGTCCAAGAGCTCCGGGAAGCGGCCCAAGGCTATAAGGGTGATCCAAAGTGA
- the rsgA gene encoding ribosome small subunit-dependent GTPase A — protein MISGILLKGYSGFYYVFAEGRVWECSLRGRFRIRNQGFLPGDRVKILPGTGDKGTIEEVETRHNSLVRPTIANVDQAFLVFACVSPAPDLNLLDRLIVQVTAAQIKPILVLNKIDLGSRGESTAENTFPADGLDFYRQLGCELVKVSTKTGEGLAELQEHINGKVSVLAGPSGVGKSSLVNALSPGLELKTGDVSRKLKRGRHTTRHVELMVCGEGLLADTPGFSSLYLPAMKREELTDYFWEFQDVGECRFADCQHHKEPDCAVKAAVASGRIQPSRYEHYCQFLEEVIAAERRY, from the coding sequence ATGATTTCTGGAATATTACTCAAGGGATACAGTGGATTTTATTATGTATTCGCGGAAGGCCGGGTATGGGAATGTTCCCTGCGCGGTCGCTTTCGCATTCGCAATCAGGGATTTCTGCCGGGAGACCGGGTAAAGATTTTACCGGGAACAGGGGATAAAGGGACGATTGAAGAAGTGGAGACCCGCCATAACTCCTTGGTCAGGCCGACCATAGCCAATGTGGATCAGGCCTTTCTGGTCTTTGCCTGTGTATCCCCTGCACCGGATCTGAACCTGCTTGATCGGCTTATCGTTCAAGTGACAGCTGCTCAGATTAAGCCCATTCTCGTTTTAAATAAAATCGACTTGGGCAGCAGGGGCGAAAGCACCGCCGAGAACACCTTTCCGGCCGATGGGCTGGATTTTTACCGGCAGCTGGGCTGCGAATTAGTTAAGGTATCGACAAAGACAGGGGAAGGGCTGGCTGAATTGCAGGAGCATATCAACGGGAAGGTAAGCGTTCTGGCCGGTCCCTCCGGTGTCGGCAAGTCCAGCCTTGTCAATGCCTTATCCCCCGGTCTGGAGTTAAAGACAGGGGATGTCAGCCGCAAGCTGAAGCGAGGCCGCCATACCACCCGCCATGTGGAGCTGATGGTTTGCGGGGAAGGGCTGCTGGCGGATACCCCGGGGTTCTCCTCCCTCTATCTTCCCGCCATGAAGAGGGAAGAGCTGACAGATTATTTCTGGGAATTTCAGGACGTAGGAGAATGCCGCTTTGCCGACTGCCAGCATCATAAAGAGCCGGATTGCGCGGTAAAAGCTGCGGTGGCATCAGGGAGAATTCAGCCATCCCGTTATGAGCACTATTGTCAGTTTTTAGAGGAAGTTATTGCAGCCGAGAGGAGATATTAG
- the pknB gene encoding Stk1 family PASTA domain-containing Ser/Thr kinase, producing the protein MSKILSNRYEIIEKIGSGGMAIVYKAKDLLLNRIVAIKILHEQFTADEEFVRRFRREAQSAASLSHANIVSIYDVGKDGETEYIVMEHIEGQNLKDIIRNYAPLSTEQTLELGIQIAEAIRHAHEHHIIHRDIKPHNILVTEDGRIKVTDFGIARAVSAATMTHTGDIVGSVHYLSPEQARGIQTNEQSDLYSLGIILYELLTGKVPYDGETPISIALKHLQELAVPPSKLNARVSPALENLVMRSIAKSPDQRYATAKDLLQDLRKVQAGLPVDKTVDEDQDLESTRVHSSLRAGVNSALASEEKEAGRKKAKVPLFRKRWPWVALLALVLIMGGGWVALSQWFNVGTTTVPPLVGKTIQEAGYFAEQKGLSLDPNTQEEYNNDMEKGKITRTDPEEGAVVKKERGIKVWVSLGPEQARIPNLKTGDITQEAAINFLESQGFKRDNIVAQEDQNSSLPKGIVVEQDPAPGSDWPKNGKITLTVSAGKVDEPKPMPNVISRSPADAKAILEQQYELKVIVDSENSTEYPSDVVMATDPKPGDMVKKGDTVRIIISRGPGPIAFNPVILGHVAKLDKIAQ; encoded by the coding sequence GTGAGCAAGATATTGAGTAATCGCTATGAAATAATTGAAAAGATCGGGTCCGGCGGTATGGCCATTGTCTACAAAGCCAAGGATCTTTTATTGAACCGGATCGTCGCCATTAAAATTCTCCACGAGCAGTTTACCGCAGACGAGGAATTCGTCCGCCGTTTCCGCAGGGAGGCCCAGTCGGCAGCCAGTCTGTCCCACGCCAATATCGTCTCCATCTACGATGTGGGCAAGGACGGTGAGACGGAGTACATTGTCATGGAGCATATCGAGGGACAGAACCTGAAGGATATCATCCGCAATTATGCCCCCTTATCCACGGAACAGACCCTGGAGCTGGGCATCCAGATTGCGGAGGCCATCCGCCATGCCCATGAGCATCATATTATTCACCGGGATATTAAACCTCATAATATTCTGGTTACCGAAGACGGGCGGATCAAGGTCACTGATTTCGGCATCGCCCGGGCTGTTTCAGCAGCCACCATGACCCATACGGGAGATATCGTGGGTTCGGTTCATTACCTCTCTCCGGAACAGGCCCGGGGAATCCAGACCAACGAACAATCCGATCTCTATTCTTTAGGGATTATTCTCTATGAACTCTTGACAGGGAAGGTGCCCTACGACGGCGAGACCCCGATCTCCATTGCTCTTAAGCATTTGCAGGAATTAGCCGTCCCTCCCAGCAAGCTGAACGCCAGGGTCAGTCCTGCTTTGGAGAATCTGGTGATGAGATCCATTGCCAAATCTCCGGATCAGCGCTATGCTACGGCCAAAGATCTCTTGCAGGATCTGCGCAAAGTTCAGGCCGGCTTGCCTGTGGACAAGACGGTGGATGAGGACCAGGACTTAGAAAGCACCCGGGTCCACAGCTCGCTAAGGGCCGGAGTGAACTCAGCTTTAGCTTCCGAGGAAAAGGAAGCAGGCCGGAAAAAGGCTAAGGTCCCACTATTTCGTAAACGCTGGCCTTGGGTGGCTTTGCTGGCCTTGGTACTGATCATGGGGGGAGGCTGGGTTGCTTTATCCCAATGGTTTAATGTAGGAACCACGACGGTTCCTCCCTTGGTGGGAAAAACAATTCAGGAAGCCGGTTATTTTGCTGAACAAAAAGGTTTATCCTTAGACCCGAACACTCAGGAAGAATACAATAATGACATGGAGAAGGGGAAGATTACCCGAACCGACCCTGAAGAGGGTGCCGTTGTGAAAAAAGAACGGGGCATCAAGGTCTGGGTGAGCTTAGGTCCCGAACAAGCAAGAATTCCTAACCTTAAGACCGGAGATATCACTCAGGAAGCGGCCATTAATTTTTTAGAGAGCCAGGGTTTCAAAAGAGATAACATTGTTGCCCAGGAGGATCAAAACTCTTCTCTGCCCAAAGGCATTGTGGTGGAGCAGGATCCCGCCCCGGGTTCAGACTGGCCCAAAAATGGGAAGATCACCTTAACGGTCAGCGCCGGGAAAGTCGATGAACCGAAGCCCATGCCCAATGTCATTTCCAGATCACCGGCTGATGCTAAAGCAATTCTGGAGCAGCAGTATGAGTTAAAAGTGATCGTGGACAGTGAAAATTCCACCGAATATCCGTCGGATGTGGTGATGGCAACCGATCCTAAACCAGGTGATATGGTTAAAAAAGGAGATACGGTCAGGATCATCATTTCCCGGGGGCCGGGGCCTATAGCCTTTAATCCGGTTATTTTAGGCCATGTGGCCAAGCTGGATAAAATTGCGCAATGA
- a CDS encoding peptidoglycan D,D-transpeptidase FtsI family protein → MKKGLRNVAIGFSLSIIGLSFGLVYWQVARSAELMDNPANRRLILMEQRVVRGGIFDRNGEVLAQTEVKEDEKTRIYPKGEALEPLIGYATLLRGSSGLEAHLGDWLLGIKDATAEQTLEQVFQLPRQGNDVVLTLDYGLQKVAYEGLKGKIGSAVAIDPRNGEVLALVSQPSFDGNTVDEDWENISKKPGSPFLNHAFALYTPGSTLKVMTSAALLRAGLDTSDLYHCTGTAIINGQVIREQNDKAHGWVNYNLALAESCNTYFATYGVQAGDKVFLEAAKSFGFGQEIPFELPVKRSTLTNEEAVPSRMDDNLLAASAFGQGEVLVSPFHMALITAGIANQGVIMKPHIVDQVMDENQNVLYRKKPEPWLTPLSSQEAERIKSAMVTAVNEGTAAPGGIAGFQVAAKTGSAEPGGNVRTHAWYIAFAPADNPQIAVAVLVENGGTGGGASAPIARAIIETALRQKAGDNS, encoded by the coding sequence ATGAAAAAAGGTTTAAGAAATGTAGCCATAGGCTTCTCCTTAAGCATCATTGGCCTGAGCTTTGGTCTTGTCTATTGGCAGGTGGCCCGTTCTGCGGAATTGATGGACAATCCCGCCAATCGCCGGCTTATTCTCATGGAGCAGCGGGTGGTTAGAGGAGGAATTTTCGACAGAAATGGCGAAGTATTGGCACAAACCGAAGTAAAAGAAGACGAGAAAACTCGAATTTACCCTAAAGGTGAAGCTTTAGAGCCCCTGATCGGGTATGCAACCCTGCTGCGCGGTTCTTCCGGGCTGGAGGCTCATCTTGGCGATTGGCTTTTGGGGATCAAAGATGCCACGGCTGAACAGACCCTGGAGCAGGTGTTCCAACTTCCCCGCCAGGGCAATGATGTGGTGCTTACCCTGGATTATGGTCTGCAGAAGGTGGCCTATGAAGGCTTAAAAGGAAAGATCGGTTCGGCGGTAGCCATCGACCCCCGCAATGGGGAAGTGCTGGCCTTAGTCAGTCAGCCCAGCTTTGATGGCAATACTGTGGATGAAGATTGGGAGAACATCAGCAAGAAGCCGGGGAGCCCTTTTCTGAATCATGCTTTTGCTCTCTATACCCCGGGCTCTACATTAAAGGTGATGACCTCGGCGGCCCTCCTGCGGGCCGGGTTGGATACAAGTGATCTCTATCATTGCACAGGTACGGCGATCATTAATGGACAAGTGATCCGTGAACAAAATGACAAGGCCCATGGCTGGGTGAATTATAATCTGGCTTTGGCTGAGTCCTGCAATACTTATTTTGCAACCTACGGTGTGCAAGCGGGCGATAAGGTTTTTCTGGAAGCAGCTAAATCTTTCGGATTTGGCCAGGAGATACCTTTTGAATTGCCGGTGAAGCGCAGTACCCTGACCAACGAAGAGGCAGTGCCCAGCCGCATGGATGATAACCTGCTGGCAGCCAGTGCTTTTGGGCAGGGGGAAGTTTTGGTTTCACCTTTCCATATGGCCTTGATCACAGCAGGAATTGCCAATCAAGGTGTGATTATGAAGCCCCACATTGTGGATCAGGTGATGGATGAGAATCAGAATGTACTTTACAGAAAAAAACCTGAACCGTGGTTAACCCCTCTGTCCTCCCAGGAAGCGGAAAGGATTAAGAGCGCCATGGTCACGGCAGTTAATGAGGGGACAGCGGCTCCCGGTGGCATTGCCGGGTTCCAGGTAGCCGCCAAAACAGGTTCGGCTGAACCGGGAGGAAATGTCAGGACCCATGCTTGGTATATTGCTTTTGCTCCGGCGGATAATCCTCAAATCGCTGTAGCAGTCCTGGTCGAGAATGGGGGTACCGGGGGAGGGGCTTCGGCGCCCATTGCCCGCGCCATCATTGAGACCGCATTAAGGCAGAAAGCAGGTGATAACTCGTGA
- a CDS encoding FtsW/RodA/SpoVE family cell cycle protein, whose protein sequence is MKRVWILRLLILSILWVGLGVLALDGKANEQILWQAGVFSLLLLIGAALEKLVAYQGDPFLLPTVQMILVIGLVFITRIRPASALKQFWWACLGLFIFYCVLYALRDYRALGRFRYLSGLGAVVLLLITLLFGVTQGGATSWLHIGGMGFESEELVKVAMLIFLASYLSEHEEVLRVGTVQIGRLSLPDWRTLGPFLVMGGFSLLLLAAQKSLGTALVFYSLYVLVLYVVTERVLYLGVALPVFLSTGTLGYFLFSHVQVRVATWLNPWGDPSGGGYQIAQSLFAIGGGKILGTGLGNGIGASQVPAASTDFIFSIIAEELGFAGAMALLMLFLVVVLRAFHISIQAADRFGQILAAGIGILVGTEAIIILAGVTKLLPLTGIPLPWVSYGGSSLLIHFLLLGILANISHAEAAGPLHIKNKGREYAA, encoded by the coding sequence ATGAAAAGGGTCTGGATATTACGTCTATTAATCTTAAGTATTCTCTGGGTCGGACTGGGCGTCTTAGCCTTAGACGGCAAAGCCAACGAGCAAATCCTTTGGCAGGCGGGGGTTTTTTCGCTGCTGCTCTTAATCGGCGCAGCCCTGGAAAAACTTGTGGCCTATCAGGGGGATCCCTTTCTGTTGCCCACAGTGCAGATGATTCTGGTGATTGGACTGGTCTTTATCACCCGCATCCGCCCGGCTTCGGCCTTAAAGCAATTCTGGTGGGCTTGTCTGGGGCTGTTTATCTTTTATTGTGTCCTTTATGCTCTGCGGGATTATCGGGCCTTGGGCCGCTTCCGTTATCTTTCCGGTTTAGGTGCCGTGGTTCTGTTGCTGATCACCCTGCTTTTTGGGGTGACCCAAGGAGGAGCAACCAGTTGGCTGCATATCGGTGGTATGGGCTTTGAATCCGAGGAATTGGTTAAGGTGGCTATGCTCATCTTCTTAGCTTCTTACCTGAGTGAGCATGAAGAGGTTCTGCGTGTAGGGACGGTACAGATCGGCCGGCTTTCCTTGCCGGACTGGCGCACCCTGGGACCCTTTCTGGTCATGGGAGGATTTTCGCTGCTCCTGTTGGCTGCTCAGAAGAGCTTAGGTACAGCCCTGGTGTTCTATTCTCTGTATGTTTTGGTGCTCTATGTGGTGACGGAGCGGGTGCTTTATCTCGGTGTTGCCCTGCCTGTCTTCTTAAGTACGGGAACCTTAGGCTATTTTCTTTTCAGCCATGTTCAAGTCCGTGTTGCCACCTGGCTCAACCCCTGGGGGGATCCCAGCGGTGGCGGCTATCAAATTGCTCAATCCCTCTTTGCCATTGGCGGGGGCAAGATCCTGGGAACAGGTCTGGGCAATGGCATCGGCGCCTCTCAGGTACCTGCCGCCAGCACGGATTTTATCTTTTCCATCATTGCCGAAGAGCTTGGTTTTGCCGGGGCTATGGCCCTGCTGATGCTCTTTTTGGTGGTGGTTTTGCGGGCCTTCCACATCAGTATTCAAGCGGCAGACCGCTTTGGTCAGATTTTAGCAGCAGGTATCGGAATCCTGGTAGGGACGGAAGCCATCATCATCCTGGCCGGAGTCACCAAGCTCCTGCCCTTAACGGGAATCCCTCTGCCCTGGGTTAGTTATGGCGGAAGCTCCTTGCTTATTCACTTTTTACTGTTGGGAATTCTAGCTAATATTTCTCATGCGGAAGCTGCAGGTCCTTTGCATATCAAGAATAAAGGAAGGGAGTATGCCGCATGA
- a CDS encoding Stp1/IreP family PP2C-type Ser/Thr phosphatase encodes MRVLSFSETGCVRKNNEDAFLALPEYGVYAVADGMGGHLAGEVAARTALDELIKGAPHLGAQENEDLENQVREILVRANREVYMSSTRNPATEGMGTTLTVLVFRETKVVLAHVGDSRAYVWRNEQLIQLTRDHSLVGELVRLGQISSEEADSHPKRHMLVRAVGAGWDVEVDSQFLELQTGDIFFLCTDGVSNVISDRELEEEFLQKGSWEEHLERLHQLIIERGAPDNFTALCCITE; translated from the coding sequence ATGAGAGTTCTAAGCTTTAGTGAAACAGGCTGCGTACGCAAAAATAATGAGGATGCCTTCCTTGCTCTGCCGGAGTACGGTGTGTATGCAGTAGCCGACGGTATGGGCGGGCATCTGGCAGGGGAAGTAGCGGCACGGACAGCCCTGGACGAATTGATCAAGGGTGCTCCCCATCTGGGGGCCCAAGAGAATGAGGACCTGGAGAACCAGGTCAGGGAGATTTTGGTGCGGGCCAACCGGGAAGTGTATATGAGCTCGACCCGCAACCCTGCCACGGAAGGAATGGGTACGACCTTGACCGTTCTGGTCTTCAGAGAGACTAAGGTTGTCCTCGCCCATGTGGGGGATAGCAGAGCCTATGTATGGCGCAATGAGCAACTGATTCAGCTGACTCGTGATCATTCTTTAGTCGGTGAGCTGGTGCGTCTGGGACAGATCTCTTCGGAAGAGGCGGATAGCCATCCCAAGCGTCATATGTTGGTAAGAGCTGTGGGAGCCGGATGGGATGTGGAGGTGGACTCTCAGTTCCTGGAGTTGCAGACGGGGGATATCTTTTTCCTCTGTACGGATGGGGTATCCAATGTGATCAGCGATCGGGAGTTAGAGGAGGAGTTCTTGCAGAAAGGTTCATGGGAAGAGCACCTGGAGCGCCTTCATCAACTGATCATAGAACGAGGTGCACCCGATAATTTTACAGCTTTATGCTGTATTACGGAGTGA
- a CDS encoding FHA domain-containing protein: MQGILVLGRILFIGLIYLFLFRILTALLADLQVKGLIRKGEKEFGRFEVLSGGELLPKGRVFRIDQKGLKIGRGKNNDVVLADHFASMDHVLVRHHKGVTTLEDLGSTNGTWVNGERISSPVQLVAGDYVKIGSITFQYSRWQNESSKL; encoded by the coding sequence ATGCAAGGAATTTTAGTACTGGGAAGGATACTTTTCATTGGACTAATTTATCTTTTTCTTTTTCGGATACTCACAGCCTTATTGGCTGATTTGCAGGTTAAGGGGCTGATCCGCAAGGGGGAAAAGGAATTTGGGCGCTTTGAAGTGCTCTCCGGAGGAGAGCTGTTGCCTAAAGGCCGGGTCTTTCGCATTGACCAAAAAGGCCTGAAAATAGGCCGCGGGAAAAATAACGATGTGGTTTTAGCCGATCACTTCGCTTCCATGGATCATGTCCTGGTACGGCATCATAAAGGGGTAACGACCCTGGAGGACTTAGGAAGCACCAATGGAACCTGGGTTAACGGAGAGCGGATCTCCTCCCCGGTTCAACTGGTTGCCGGAGATTATGTGAAAATTGGAAGTATTACTTTCCAATATTCGAGGTGGCAAAATGAGAGTTCTAAGCTTTAG
- a CDS encoding FhaA domain-containing protein gives MNLLARFEEVAESLFTGMFKKNNNSRLQPVELAKELVRIMQKNKQVSISQVYVPNVYRVFLHSSDWSPFANFGDAFLIELSKYLHAEGKKSGFTFLSKPSIELHSDDTVKPHEMFIEVDFDDSIEVLWDDDDEYEEEAQEAVESVDWRDQTNIFQGELPYNLRNSYEQSRKIRYALEIIQGPDSGKTFPLEEETIHIGRHGQCEIVLQDPEVSRRHLKLSSDGEDWVIDDLGSTNGTWLNGQRIAKQKIGLGDRVEIGQTIFILRHH, from the coding sequence ATGAACCTATTGGCCCGTTTTGAAGAAGTAGCGGAAAGTCTATTTACGGGTATGTTTAAAAAGAATAACAATTCTCGGCTGCAACCTGTGGAATTGGCTAAAGAACTGGTTCGCATCATGCAGAAAAACAAGCAGGTGAGCATTTCCCAGGTTTATGTGCCCAATGTTTACCGGGTTTTTCTCCACTCCAGTGATTGGAGTCCTTTTGCTAATTTTGGGGATGCCTTTTTAATTGAGCTTTCCAAATATCTGCATGCCGAGGGCAAGAAAAGCGGCTTTACTTTCTTGAGCAAACCTTCCATCGAACTTCACTCCGATGACACGGTCAAGCCTCATGAAATGTTCATCGAAGTGGATTTTGATGATTCCATCGAGGTCCTTTGGGACGACGATGACGAGTACGAAGAAGAGGCCCAGGAAGCGGTTGAATCTGTGGACTGGCGGGATCAGACCAATATCTTTCAAGGGGAACTTCCTTACAATCTCCGAAATTCCTATGAACAGAGCAGGAAAATTCGTTATGCTCTCGAAATAATTCAAGGACCGGATTCTGGAAAAACTTTCCCTTTGGAGGAAGAGACGATTCATATCGGGCGCCATGGTCAGTGTGAAATTGTCCTGCAGGATCCCGAGGTATCCCGGCGGCATCTCAAGCTCAGCAGCGACGGGGAAGACTGGGTGATTGACGACTTAGGCAGCACCAACGGAACCTGGCTCAATGGACAGAGGATTGCCAAGCAGAAAATAGGCTTGGGGGACCGGGTGGAAATAGGGCAGACGATCTTTATCCTGCGTCACCATTGA
- the rlmN gene encoding 23S rRNA (adenine(2503)-C(2))-methyltransferase RlmN yields the protein MNTMKRMDCRDLNQSELTQHCAELGLPKFRGRQVFQWVQQKAVQNWEELRNIGAGDRQKLQEGLFLQPLRKVREQIAQDGTRKFLFRCADGETLECVLMDYDRRKNRDRHTVCVSTQIGCAVGCAFCATGLGGWRRNLSPGEILGQVLDITYLMRQEDPDFQVTNIVFMGMGEPLLNYEAVLKAIELLNDPEGQGIGMRRMTISTSGVAPKIRQLAKDNPQVGLAVSLHSAHNTTRDQLIPMNRKYPLEELMEACGDYTTLTNRRITFEIALISGQATLEAAQAVGHLLKGQLAHVNLIPVNPVAGTGMARPTAKEVQQFAQSLESMGIPVSVREEKGTDIDAACGQLRRQLECEQK from the coding sequence GTGAATACTATGAAGAGAATGGATTGCCGGGATCTGAATCAAAGTGAGTTAACCCAGCATTGTGCTGAGCTGGGACTGCCGAAATTCCGGGGCCGCCAAGTATTCCAGTGGGTCCAGCAGAAAGCTGTTCAAAACTGGGAAGAGCTCAGGAACATCGGAGCAGGGGATCGGCAAAAGCTGCAGGAGGGCCTCTTCTTGCAGCCTCTAAGAAAAGTCAGGGAACAGATTGCTCAGGATGGCACCCGTAAATTTCTCTTCCGTTGTGCTGACGGTGAAACCCTGGAATGTGTGCTGATGGATTATGATCGCCGCAAGAACAGGGATCGTCATACGGTTTGTGTGTCCACTCAGATCGGTTGTGCCGTGGGCTGTGCCTTCTGTGCCACCGGCCTGGGGGGATGGCGGAGAAATTTAAGCCCCGGGGAGATCCTGGGTCAGGTTCTGGACATCACGTACCTCATGCGCCAGGAAGATCCGGATTTTCAGGTCACGAATATTGTCTTTATGGGCATGGGTGAGCCTTTATTGAATTATGAGGCGGTTCTCAAAGCCATCGAACTGCTCAATGATCCAGAAGGTCAGGGGATTGGGATGAGGAGAATGACCATCTCCACCAGCGGAGTAGCCCCGAAAATCCGGCAATTGGCTAAGGATAATCCTCAGGTAGGCTTGGCTGTTTCTTTACATAGTGCCCATAATACGACCCGGGATCAGCTTATTCCTATGAATCGCAAGTATCCCTTAGAGGAACTTATGGAAGCCTGCGGAGACTATACTACGCTGACGAACCGCCGTATTACCTTTGAGATCGCTTTGATTTCCGGTCAGGCAACCCTGGAAGCTGCTCAAGCAGTAGGGCATCTTTTAAAGGGACAATTAGCCCATGTGAATCTCATTCCGGTCAACCCTGTAGCGGGAACAGGAATGGCCCGGCCCACGGCCAAGGAGGTTCAGCAATTTGCCCAGAGTTTAGAGAGTATGGGCATCCCTGTTTCTGTTCGTGAAGAGAAAGGAACAGATATCGACGCAGCCTGCGGTCAATTAAGACGGCAATTGGAGTGTGAGCAGAAATGA